CCGCCTTGACCTCGACGACGAATCCGGCGAAGTGCTGATCGAAGAACGGCTGTTCAAGGGCGATTACGGACGCATACGCGATGTCCGCGTCGCCCCAGACGGCGCGGTGCTGATGGTGACCGACGAGGACAACGGCGCGATCCTGCGGATATCGCGCACGCCCGAGGCCCTCGACGACTGACCATATTAAGCCTGCTGCTCCGTGAACCGATCACGACCGGTATGCAAACAACCGGAAAGCTTCTCTTGTCATGATCAAGACAATCCTGTGGGGCGTCGCCGCGCTTATCGGCATCATTGTGCTCGCCTTTGTGCTGGTTGGCCGGGGAAGAAGCTGGGAACTGATTGCCGGCTCGCCCGACCGGGGCCAGTATGACTTTGCCGCCGCACCGCGCAGCTCCACCGCCAACGACGCGCTGGCCTGCAGCCCCGGCATGTGCGCCAAGCCCGATTTCAACCTCGAACCGGTGAACGACGCGCCAGCCGCAGCCATCTCCAACCTGGTTCAAAAGCTGCTCGCGTCCGATGATCTGGCCCGCCGGGTCGATGACGGCAACAACCCGGCAACCGCCCGGATTGTCACCTATTCGCCCACCATGCGCTTTCCCGACGTGATCCATCTCGAGGCAAGGCCGTTGGCCGACGGCCGCACCGGGCTGATGGCCTATTCAGCAGCTCAGCTCGGCAAATCCGATTTCGGCGTCAACCGCGCCCGTCTGCAAGCGCTGTTTGACATCAAATAGCGCTGCTTGAGGCCACTAAGCTCTCGCGGAGCAGCTGACCATCAACGCCAGCCCTTGCAATGCTGGCTTCTTGCTTGCTCGCAATGGACGCACCTGCTAGCGCTCGGCTTTACACCTTGCAGTCTTTCTACCGGATCAAGCCCATGCCGCGTCATCTCGCCAATCTGCTGTTATTGCTCGCCGGTGCCATCTGGGGCATGGGCTTTGTCGCCCAGTCGACGGCGATGGACAGCATTGGCCCGTTCGTGTTCATCGGGCTGCGCTTTCTGGTGGCCGCCATCGTGCTCGCCCCCTTTGCCTTGCGCGAATCGCGCCGGGCGGCGCATCCAGTGTCATCACCGCATCTGGCGGGCTTCGCGCTGATTGGCTTGACCCTGTTTGTGGCAATGGCTCTGCAACAGGTCGGCCTGACCATCACCACCGTGACCAATTCTGGATTTCTGACCGGGCTGTATGTAGTGATCGTTCCCTTCATCACCCTGTTCGTGCTCGGCCAGCGGCTGCATCCGGTAATCTGGCCGGCGGTGCTGATGACCTTCATCGGCATCTGGATGCTGGCCGGCGGCAGCCTCACCGCACTCAACGTCGGCGATCTCCTGACCATCGGTTGCGCTGTGCTGTGGGCAGTGCAGGTGATCCTGGTCGGCCGCTATGTCGGCCCCAGCGGCCGCCCGCTGACCCTGTCTTTCATCCAGTTCGCACTGGCTTCCGTGCTCGGCCTTGGCGTCGGCTTCGCCACAGAACCGTTCGAACTGGCGCAGATTACCGCCGCACTGCCTGAGATCCTGTTCGCCGGCCTGTTTGCCACCGGGCTCGCCTTCACCTTTCAGGTGATTGGCCAGCGTTACACCACCGCACCGCAGGCGGCGATCTTCCTGTCAACGGAATCGCTGTTTGCCGCCCTGTTCGGTGCCGTGGTCCTTGGCGAGCGAATTCCGGCGCTGGGCTATGTTGGCGGATTGCTGATCTTTCTCGCCATCCTGTTGGCTGAGCTCGGCCCCCTGGTCCGCACTGCGCGCGCCGCCCCTAAGCCTGAAGCGCCGTAAAGCCACGCCCCCCGCACCTGTCCGCCCGCACCACGATCTTTCCGAAACTCAAAATCGGCCACCACCGGTTCGGACAAGTTGTGATCAACCTTACCGGGCAACGGTGACGATTGCGCCGCAATCAGGGCAAAATCGCGGCACGCAGAACCCCATGATCCGCAAGCTTCTTTGCCCTCGAAAATGAGAAAGAGACCCCACTCGGGGTCGAGAAATTTCATATTATGGCGCAATTATGTCATTGTTTTTGTTCGTTTTATTCACGCCAAGTGATTTGCGTCAGTACGCCATCGCCGCCTAGCTTCACCGTGCACGCACCAATCCCGGTGCGCAGGCAAGACAGGGAACCAAGACGATGATGAAGATTGTAGTCACCGCAGTTTCAGTGATCACGCTGGCCGGCTCCGTATTGGCCGGGGAGATCGAAGGTGTGGTCACCAATTATGACCCGGCTACCCGCATGATCGTGCTCGAAAGCGGCGAAGCCTTC
This DNA window, taken from Hoeflea algicola, encodes the following:
- a CDS encoding DUF1344 domain-containing protein produces the protein MMKIVVTAVSVITLAGSVLAGEIEGVVTNYDPATRMIVLESGEAFRLTDGVELDGLKPGGTVVVTYNDGTTDATSVAITQ
- a CDS encoding DUF1499 domain-containing protein, whose amino-acid sequence is MIKTILWGVAALIGIIVLAFVLVGRGRSWELIAGSPDRGQYDFAAAPRSSTANDALACSPGMCAKPDFNLEPVNDAPAAAISNLVQKLLASDDLARRVDDGNNPATARIVTYSPTMRFPDVIHLEARPLADGRTGLMAYSAAQLGKSDFGVNRARLQALFDIK
- a CDS encoding DMT family transporter; this encodes MPRHLANLLLLLAGAIWGMGFVAQSTAMDSIGPFVFIGLRFLVAAIVLAPFALRESRRAAHPVSSPHLAGFALIGLTLFVAMALQQVGLTITTVTNSGFLTGLYVVIVPFITLFVLGQRLHPVIWPAVLMTFIGIWMLAGGSLTALNVGDLLTIGCAVLWAVQVILVGRYVGPSGRPLTLSFIQFALASVLGLGVGFATEPFELAQITAALPEILFAGLFATGLAFTFQVIGQRYTTAPQAAIFLSTESLFAALFGAVVLGERIPALGYVGGLLIFLAILLAELGPLVRTARAAPKPEAP